From one Eleginops maclovinus isolate JMC-PN-2008 ecotype Puerto Natales chromosome 7, JC_Emac_rtc_rv5, whole genome shotgun sequence genomic stretch:
- the commd6 gene encoding LOW QUALITY PROTEIN: COMM domain-containing protein 6 (The sequence of the model RefSeq protein was modified relative to this genomic sequence to represent the inferred CDS: inserted 1 base in 1 codon): protein MPAAEESQGVNKVVDSICKLSSDLLAEACRHILFYLQGQTRGVDSAEISDGFQRAGVRCDHEALQNIIRFLLLTFRSAGKSNLSGDNLVSKLEEGSNKWPKASLQVLHRLWSEHGASVHAQQEVQAALSIGQLVDMQWKLGMSVSSDTCRSLNSPYVTLXVKIVEPSGQICQKSFEMTILQFQNFHKQFKEMAAVMETV from the exons gtgtaaACAAAGTTGTGGACAGCATTTGTAAACTTTCTTCAGATCTGTTGGCTGAAGCA TGTCGCCATATTCTGTTTTACCTTCAAGGGCAAACTAGAGGAGTAGACTCAGCTGAAATTTCTGAT gGATTTCAGAGAGCTGGAGTCAGATGTGATCATGAAGCTCTGCAGAACATTATCAGATTCCTCTTGTTAACATTCAG GTCAGCTGGGAAGAGTAACCTCTCTGGGGACAACCTTGTGTCAAAGCTTGAAGAAGGCAGCAATAAGTGGCCCAAAGCTTCCCTTCAGGTGCTGCACAGGTTGTGGAGTGAACATGGTGCATCGGTCCATGCTCAGCAGGAGGTCCAGGCAGCGCTCAGCATCGGTCAG TTAGTGGACATGCAGTGGAAGCTTGGCATGTCAGTGAGCTCCGACACCTGCCGATCTCTCAACTCCCCATATGTGACTC CTGTTAAAATCGTTGAACCCTCTGGACAGATCTGTCAGAAGTCTTTTGAGATGACAATTCTACAGTTCCAG AACTTCCACAAGCAGTTCAAGGAGATGGCAGCTGTTATGGAGACTGTGTGA